Genomic window (Drosophila albomicans strain 15112-1751.03 chromosome X, ASM965048v2, whole genome shotgun sequence):
aaaatgaaacttcatgcatataaaataatttatagataCAAATTAAGCATGTATTTTATGTTACTTAAAAGCCCATCAACATTATTCGTGTTTTTCaatgtacatttttttatatccaAAATCTTCTCTATAAACTTTTCCTTTCATTTCGGTCGCAGTGAAGATAAAAGCGAAaataagaaagagagagagagagaaagtgcTAGAGTTAATGCAGACCTGGGAGTGccttcgtttttattttattatattcttaaccattttttttttcgctagATTTAAAGAGACTGTATAGGAAGCATAATgttaaagaaatgaaaaaaagaatgaGACATACGCGAGAAAGAAACAGaaataacacaaacaaaaaaaaagaaaaaggaaaacaaaatcTCTTTTCAAGTGGTgtagtaatttatttaatgtgcaTCCAAATTGaatgtatttcttttgttttacttaatttcatctctatatattttaacaatacaATTATCAATCAAGTGTATCTTTAACTTTTAAGTAAATGTAAACAACACTTTCAAAACTTACAAGCGAATATGTTTTTTACAATTGATTTGCGTTTATTACATTACATACATCCCTTAGCATCAGATCAGCGGCATCTTTGTTTGCTcgataaacaacaatttaaactaaatttgaacaaattttgcataatatatagtatgtacacTAAATCCTGATCGTGTCTGTGTTTGCAGTTAAAAACATATCCATTCTAAACATATAGATTCTCTACAGTTGCATCTATGGCTTTCTTCTGAATCGATTTACGGTGCTTTGCACATGCACAGCAAATGCTAATGTCAGCATATCGAAGTTTTTCAAATACCACGAAATGTTGTACATCAGATGGATGCGTCGATTCTTATCCAAAAACGTTTTGTAAAACACACTCATTTGATCGGCCGTCAGCTCCTCGGATCCATTCAATTTGTGTAGACGAATAAAATCATCTTTTTCCTGCAGATAAACAACAACTCAACTGCATTATTATGCTGGACATGCATTAGAAAGAGACACAACTTCTTCCGGAAGctagcgagcgagcgagagagctaGAGTCGCTTGCCAACAagtgttaaaaatattgcacAGATACGCACCTCATAGAATCGTTTGTTATGCTTCGTCCAGAAATCCATGTTCCATTTTTCGACTTCAATGCGCAGCAGTCGCAATTTCTTGGCCATCTCGGTTTCATTCTCATCATAATGTCGCACATACGGACGCAGATTAGACTTGGCATCTGGTGGTCCAATGTAATCGCAACTCACCGATTCCGCTTCTGGCGGTTGTGTAAGACCAACGTACACAGGACTTTTCTTGGGTCGCGTCTGTGCGTGTGTCGCTTGTGTTTGTTCTGTGGCATAGCGTCGGGACCAATGCTAAATAGGTATCAATATCAATTAGTTGTTGCACAGCATATTATTGATTAGGAGCACTCACTTTTAATAGACTACTTATGGTACGAGGCGGCAAACTGtttctattcatttttatttgtcgtATATTGTCATGTGTGtagacttgttgttgtttcttaacATATAAAGAGCTTTATATGAaagctgttttattttgcttgaGTGTGACCACAAGCAGCATTTCCGAAATGCACGTTTTAGCACTggtatatactgaaatatagtatatcatTTAATTGTGACCTGGTCACGCTTAATTTGAGATAATTTTGAAAGGCGCGTTATTTCAAACTTGATTTTTCGTTGGGTTACAGAAATATAacttcttaaaaaaaaactaaaatgttaaaatgattaattaattgctaTTAACTCTTCGAATTCATACTCTAAAAGTTACTTTTTTGtgccaaaatataaatattactaCATCTAACATAACACATTAGATTAATTGTCtgactttattttattggcTTCACTCTAATACCTTAAAACccatataatttctttattttcttaggATTTGAAATTCATAGAATTGTTATTTGATGTATTtacgaatttaaaatttgattttttttccaaaCACTTTTTTAAAAGTTTCATATTTATGAGTAATAATTTCTGGCCCAAATTACAATTGTTGGATGTTCATCTAAGCATATGTAGATTTCAGTTGATggctttttattaaattaaaattcactGCCCACTAACTAATTCATTAGCTGcaaggcaaagcaaatgaagacaaaaaaatgaaaatgaaagtgaaaataaaaatttttcacaaatgcaaaaaacaaaaaatgagaaggcgagtatgaaatataaaacgcGAAGCGAGCGTTGATTGTGCATGATGGATGATGGACTGATGATGGGTTTGGACGAAGTGCCTAaatgacagacagacagagagacggaCAGGAGGCCGGAATAATGGGTGGGGAGTAGATGAGATGGTGTTGCGGCTGATGATGCCGATGGTGGTTGGCGGTTGGCAATAGCATTTAGCAAAAAGGCAAGAAACAAAGttgaaaatctaaaaaattgAAACCAGAGCATGAACGAGACGCGAGTGCGGGCGGCACATtgcaatttatatgcaaacaaacaaataagccCAACAAAGTACGCAGCACCCAGCGTCGAGCAGCACCCCGCACTCAACCAGTTATccaagcaaccaaccaaccaccCAACGAGAACACCACCCACCCCCACCCCCACACCCACACCTCCATCCCGTTCTCAtgcccattcccattcccttgGCATTCTCATTCTATTGCCTCTTACCCTTACCATTCCAATTTAGTCATAATGCTCAGCGCAGCGCAGGTCTCTTTCTGGCTGCCTTGTTTCGTCCTTCATCCTGACTGCTGCCGGCTGCTGCATGTCCTCAATTCCCATACCTATGCCCTATCTTTAGTCCTTCATCCCCATCCCTAGcagtgtgttggtgtgtgtgtgtggctgtgtgtgtgtgtcgttcGTTCGTTGAACATTTCAATCAACGCTCgagtgaaaattgaaaaaaataaaggccAGGATAATGTGGCTGCGACGAGTTGTTCGCTGTGGTTACGTTCTCTTCTGCTTCATAGAAGTCTTGCCAACATAGATGGGACACTGACTGCTGAAGAAGGTGGGGAAGggggaggtggaggtggaagTGTGGTCGCCGCCTAAGCGGAAATGGATGCGCAACACTTAAGTGGCACAAATTGTGTGCCATATGTAGTATGTGGAGACATTGCGCGCACTGCAAACTATCTACAGATGAGAGATATATTCTCGTACTTGCtgcacagagaaaaaaaaatgaatgtgtTGATATTATGATTAGCAAACGAAACTTCTTGAGCTCAGCTTAATTTTGGAATAAGTAtgtactaaatatttattattaatcacTTACTAcaaagaatgaaaaatattgaCAATACTCGTTTACTAGTTCTCGATTCAATAATACTAACTGCAAAGTTTCAAAGTTCAGTAAattcttcaatttaatttttcagttttaattttcaagTCGCCGTTTTTTCTCACCGTGTACGAATAAGTGCAGAACGACGTCAGGTGGAACACCTATCGACAGTTGAACGGAGACAGTTGGTGGAAAGTGAAAAAACTCTACTCTACTAGCCGTTTCcttctaaaataaaacacagaTTTAGGAACTTCGCTTGACGAGTCAGACAATGCAGTGGTAATATAAGAGTGCTACCAGGACTGACAGCAATTTATAAAGATTAGATTAGAATTAGAACTATGGATTACTGATTCAGTTGAGTGAAACTTAAGttccattttattaaattaataataaaataaaataaattattacaaatgaCAGTCATGGGATTTTCATAAAGacaataattatattgtaaatatgtcaccttatttaataaaatggaaGCGCTGGTAAATTTGGCAACGGCGGTTTGAAGTTTGGCAACGTTGCTTGGCTTTATGTAGTAAAAATAggaattaaaattaagttaGTTAATAAAGAATGACTAAGTAAATTCTTATCTTCAACTATTTGATATTTCAAGAAGAAAGAATACAGCTCTATCAACTAATTGATATACAAATATCCGATGGGGATGACACAGATCATGGTAACAAAGAAATTTGGCAACATTGCGCTGTGAAATTTATACGCTGTCATGTTGAGGAATCAGTTGCAAGCGGATTGTATTTCACTTAAAAAAATGTGCATGCAGCTTTGCCGCATTGTCGCATTACCACAGTGTCTGCCAGAGATACTCGTACGCCTCCCCCGTCCAATCCTCCGTCTCAATCCTCGAATCCCCCAATGCCCTGCAATGGCAACAGCCGCTGTTACACGGCTCCACCCATTCCCGCAGCATTGCCATAACAACCGTTAACcgaaaacacatttaaaagcagagcaaaccaaacaaaatttcatatagaaaaaaagttggcaaaaaaaaaaaaaaaaaatgcgacgACCAGCATCAAATCCAAAGTGTAAACATTCACAGCCTTTGTGCAATGTTGCCACTCTGAGGAATAGGCAAATGTGGTGGGGAATGTGACGTGAGCGTGATGGAAGGTTGGAGGTGTGAGGTGTGAGGTGGGGGGTGGGGGTGGCAGTTATGGGGTGGTACAGTAGACAATGCGCCGCACTGGCAACAGCTTCCTTCCGAGCTGACGcgctgcgactgtgactgttgctcgttgctggttgctggttgctcgTTGTTGCTCTGACGTTTGATGTGCAGCGCAGACAACGAACggagtgtgtgtggggggggggggggaagtGTGGCATAGAGGTAGGGAATTGTGTAAATGTGGGGAGGTGTGTATATCTTTCTAACAACGCACTCAACGActggcaaacagcaaacagctaACACAGTATTTATTTCCAAACAAATCcagaaaagcagcagcaacaacaacaccaacatcagcagcagcatcaagcAACGCACATGgcgaaaagaaagaaacgtCATGAATGCGGATGTGAATACCCCACtctcattcacacacacacacacacacacacacacacacacacacacacacacttacacattGCAATTGCttggcaacaccaacagcagcaacatcagcaacaccaTCGCTTCAGCGACTGCAATCGTCCTTTCGGGGGTGCCGCTAATGAAGTCGCAAACAGGCAGCCGCTTTGCATATTcattaaaacgaaaaaaaaaaatggcaaacacataacaaaaaaaaaaaaaacaaaaacaagaaaaggcAGCTCAACATACTCGCTACCGCACGCCTTTATTGTAATAGAAATTATAAGCTTATGGACCGCCCACACAATTGCCAGTCTGTGGGTCTATTTTAGCAACACGTtgcccatttccatttccccaCAATCCCAATTCCTATTACCATTTTCATAAGCGTCTTTTGTTCTCGCTCGGAAAACAACACACAGGCAGCCGCAACCGCAACCGCAGCGTCGGTCGGCAATAATAAGTTGTAATGAAGTGCGGCAACAGTGCATGCTAATGTGAACATaaccaaatgaaatttgataaCGTTGCACACGATGACTTtgccaaaatgcaatttgtagaaataaatttgaatgaaaatgtGCTGAGAAATAAGTTAAGATAGATAAGTCAACATTTATGCTAAATCGACAATATAAAGAGATGCACTGAAATGTGGCAACACTGCATGGCTTATACCGATCTGCTAAGCTAAGCCTTTCTCAGCTGCTAATTCGCAAAAGCTTTCGTGCGTCGACTGCAATTGCtttgtgttgcatgcaacgaACACGAGGGTGGCTCGATTGTCGACGCATTGGCTTAACACTTTGCCAGTGTTCGCTGTGTTCCAACTGCTGCTGCGCACcaccaacatcagcagcaacagcatcagaagcagcaacagcagcaacacccaCCCAAGTTAGCGGCAACCgtcggctgctgttgcttatgcctcgtttcattttcaacaacaaattcataattttaaaaccGTGCCGAATGCTCGAGTTGGCTCGGGCTAAGGACTCGCGTCTAGTGGCAAAACGGATTCGcattcggattcggattcaGATTCGTTAACGTTGCCGTGCGCCATGCGCTGCGTATCCTGCGACGTCCTCACTGACTCACTGAGTGAGTGCCGCATGCCAGGCGGgcgttcatttcatttgatttttaactGTCATCGACGGCAGTTCACCATTCAGCACTCAGTACTCAGCTCTCAAAGTATCTTTGACTCCCTTTCGAATTGTGTCTCAAACAGCGTGCTGTAGTTCCGTACTTTACAGCCGaatattccaattttttttattaatttttttttgttttgctataGTGAATAATACTTTGTGAACCCGAAAAGAATAAACAATCGGTATCAAttaaatgtgagtgtgtgtcaaTGATCGAGGATTATCAATTGAATAAAGAAACATAATTGCGGAgacataaaattgaaataagaaGACTACTTTACATCCAAAGtaagatatttttaatatttaatatctaTAATGGTGCTTACGGATTTATTGTTAACACAACTGAAACAGAGTTTAAACAGATTTCCATATAGATAAAGAAATGTAAAGATCTGTCAAATATAAAACGGTTTTGATAtgattatttgtatttttgaaatcatcgcaaatttatttgattattataaaaggaataactttttatatttaatttttttcacaATAACATTGAAAagtgatatttatttattgtgtttaaTATATCTTAAGCGATTCCACATATTTTCCATAGTGCAAAGTGTTTACTGAATCCattaatactttaaatatgtaGCTCATAATATGCCTATTTATGATATTACAGCTGTAACAAGTAgacattatattaatattaaaattgtgtatAATGAAGTTTAGAAATCGCAATTAAGAAGTTTACTGAATATCCTACATTTATTTTGGAAGAACATAAACAAACATGTAATAGAAAAGATAAACATTGTATAGATTATTACCTTAGTTGTTCATAGaagcaaattgttatttttaaataatattcttcaattttaaatttcgtaTTATTTTCGCTTTATCTTCAAAACATTcttactaataataataacttaattAAGTATTGTTTTCgctttaacttttaattatcatttcattatttccaAACCTATAAAGTTAATTGATCAGAAATCatgaaaactttttttgttttcaatttttatgaaCTTATTACgttgccccaaaaagtatgctacaatttTATGTAGTTCTGTTCATCGCAATTTCTATAGAATTGACTCACACaataatgttaataatatGTGCAAATGTAAGCCCAGTCTGATATAGTCCAAAACAAATTCAGGATTGAGCTGGAAGGATTAAGTTCGTCCGCTTGGGACCATTTCAATTGTGAGCATCGTAACTCGTAACTTAAGTGGACAAAGTGCCGCAGTGTTTGGCACTTTGTTGAGGTTGTGCCGCGAGCAACCACTGAACTCCCTGAACTGAACCCTCAACACAGGAGCGAGCGAGTCTATCAAGCTGAACCCTGGCAAAAGAGCCCGAAACTCAATCCACAAGTTGAGTGCAAACAAAGCGcataaactgcaaaattatttaagcatAACTCATACGCACGAAGGTGCAGCCAAGCGTCAGGGATTGCagtcgacacacacacacacacacacacacacacacacatacacaacacgCACATCAATCTCAGTGAAATGTCCTCGAAAAGGGTTCAAATCAAATTCGATTAGGGTAACGATGTGTTGTTGCCTCTCCCATGTGTTGGCTCACACGATGAGGACATGGCcatggagttggagttggagtcggagttaAATGCGAGTTGCCAGCGAGTCCGGAGGGGGGAGTTGTGTGCTCGAGTCCTGCGGCAGGTCCTGCGTCCTGGTCCgcttctcacacacacatgccaaaAGAGCCACAAGTGgcacattattttaattcgcAGTCAAACGTTGTAACGTTAACACCACGACCACAACAACATGTCCATCTCCATGTAAGTGGATGACTCTATATGTTTCTGCGTGTTtacatgtgtgcgtgtgtgtgcgtgtgtgtgtttgggtgctATTTGGGGGAAAGTTGAACAAGGGCTTAGACGGTTAGCAGTTatggaaaatatgaaaaacggCCACAGCAAATTGTCATCACATTCTCAGTACTTCAAATGTTGAGCGCCTTACTTAAAAAACCTCAGCTGCTTAAGAAGATATAATACtgaatttatgtttacaaTTCTGTTACCGATAGATATATAAAGACGTTGTATATGACAGTTTACTACCAGTcttatgaaatataaaatcattggattgattgattttaagAATACTTCAGTTTGAAGTTTTTTAAACATGTATTCTTAATTAGgttttgatttgtgttttacaaaaattataaaaatagaaaatctaATACACAATTTACacagtttttaaataatattctttaatttttaattctataTCATTTTCgacttgatttttttattattaatgaagtatttatttcaaGGATTAATTACCTTTATCAACTAATTACTATAACAAGTATGAacgcattaaaatatatcgaaagctatatttggtgtatcgatatggtactacaggaattataaatacaatagttattattgtgtgtACAATTGTCGCTatagcttaaaaattacgcttgttattgtCGATTTCCGAGAgcggaagtggaagtggcaaaaaaaagtattgctCTATTTCGTATAGTCTCTCAGATCTAAGTGTTCATATAGACGGATGGACAAGCGGATAGACGGATAGCTGTATaatctcggctgttgacgctgatcaggaatatatatatttatgatgtCGGAAATGACTGCTTCCGTCAGTTATATTTCCAGCAgaaacaaagttataatattcttttaaacTATGGGTAGCAAGTATGAAAACAAACGCAAACTTTGATCTAATACTTTAGCAAATATTCtattaatttagtaaaattttaataaaatttcttataaattaacaaaaatgtaaaaatctaTGAATCATATTATATGAATCATATTGTATGATTCACGTATTTTTGAGGCGGAACGATTTCTGTTTTATTAAAAGATCACCATAACTAAATTAGCTttgagaaaataaaatataaccaCTGACAAAGACTATCtctttatgtatttttaatcgAAAACTTATAAACAATTGACAGACCTTCAAAgttatgatttattatttcagttttgattaatagtatatattcaaataGCTTTTAGAAGACAATCAACTGCAAGTGTctcatatttgtttattcaaaaAACTGAATTATGGCTTCcaatatataacataacatagcaaatttaaatagaatttttaattttgattactTTGCTGTACttcgaaattgaattttaaactttcttcaaattaatgaaatttctatttactataaaaatgtattgtgtATAG
Coding sequences:
- the LOC117577911 gene encoding COA8 family protein CG14806, mitochondrial, with the protein product MNRNSLPPRTISSLLKHWSRRYATEQTQATHAQTRPKKSPVYVGLTQPPEAESVSCDYIGPPDAKSNLRPYVRHYDENETEMAKKLRLLRIEVEKWNMDFWTKHNKRFYEEKDDFIRLHKLNGSEELTADQMSVFYKTFLDKNRRIHLMYNISWYLKNFDMLTLAFAVHVQSTVNRFRRKP